The Vibrio sp. B1FLJ16 DNA segment TGTTCCTCTTCACTGACTTGTCGTTGATAATATTGAGAGTCGGCAAAAATGATGTGGGTAAGACCGTAAATTTTGTTCCAGTACTGCTTGGTTGATAGCCTCTTGTCGTTATCATCCGGGTAGGTGGTTTTAAATGCACTTGTGAAATCATCAACCAGGTCTTGCTCACCCAATTGGCGAAGCCAGTAGACCTGATTGGCAAGCTGCGCAGCCCACGCTTCGATCATCTCTTTATCCGTTACGTAATGAGTGAAGTCATATCGTCGAATGATCTCTCGGAGAATGTCGTCATTTATATGCTTTAACCCGTACTCATCTGCTCTGGCCATCGCACTCAACAGTTCTACTCCAAGATACAAATATTCAGGATGATGCTTACTCACCGTATAACGAAGCTGGCTTCGTTCTGTGTCCTTACTTTGATAGTGGGCCAGACGCTGGGATGAATACAAAATGATATCTTCTGGTTTGGCGACTTCGTTGGCGAATCGGTTTAGCTGGCTCGCAACTTGCGCCATATCGCTCCAAATCGCGGGCAGATACTTTTTGTCTTGGGTTTGACGGTACATACGTAAACCAAAGTGGCTTTCTGCTGAAGGGGAAAGCGTAAAGAGTTTGCGTTCATAGGAGTCACGGATAAGTTGTGCAGATTGAGCATAGCTGGAGGGAGGAGAGTCAGCCTGAGTTGTTAGGGCAGTGAATATCACAGCGCAAAGAAGGAGAATTGTTAAACTAACAGGCTTAATACGCATAAGTTCATTCCATGGACGGGTTGTAACTAGAGTATAAATCCTTAATCAACATTCAAAATATGCCTGAACGTAAGGTTAATACGTTCACCTTTAGGCTTGGATGTTTTTGGGACTCCATGTCTCCAGTGATGTTGCAGCTCGCCAGCCATAATTAACAGAGCACCATGAGACAGTTCATATTCTATCTGAGTTTTACAATGTAAATTTCTTAATACAAAGCGCCTGGTTTCGCCCAAATTCAAAGAGGCAATCACAGGGTTTCTGCCTAGTTCCGGTTCATTGTCCTGATGCCATCCCATCGAGTCCTGTCCGTCACGATATAAATTGGCCAGTACCGAATTAAACCTCACTCCGGCGATGGCTTCACAACGTTGTTTTAGAGCCATCAGCTCTGGTGTCCACGAATGAGGGGACATTGTCAGTCCGGAATAAGTATAGCTGGCGTCACCGTGCCAACTTTGCAGGCGTGGCTGAAGTACCGATTTTCCAAAGAGGTTAATACGTTCTTGCTGCCACGGTAGTGTCGTTCTTAACCGGGAAAAAAATTCATCCGC contains these protein-coding regions:
- a CDS encoding DUF3541 domain-containing protein, which translates into the protein MRIKPVSLTILLLCAVIFTALTTQADSPPSSYAQSAQLIRDSYERKLFTLSPSAESHFGLRMYRQTQDKKYLPAIWSDMAQVASQLNRFANEVAKPEDIILYSSQRLAHYQSKDTERSQLRYTVSKHHPEYLYLGVELLSAMARADEYGLKHINDDILREIIRRYDFTHYVTDKEMIEAWAAQLANQVYWLRQLGEQDLVDDFTSAFKTTYPDDNDKRLSTKQYWNKIYGLTHIIFADSQYYQRQVSEEEHQWIYDYLRQNIDNILRRCKEDVIAEVGIAFLLAGLNHDPVVEKTRHAIRAAIDSEQGMIPSTDRKFDLNSGEHRNILAIMLLDWRGVNKGPDYQTLEKSFQSIPYGLVPKKPES
- a CDS encoding alpha-ketoglutarate-dependent dioxygenase AlkB yields the protein MQQQGDLFGNAYWQEVQQGRLYYSPHFLRSTEADEFFSRLRTTLPWQQERINLFGKSVLQPRLQSWHGDASYTYSGLTMSPHSWTPELMALKQRCEAIAGVRFNSVLANLYRDGQDSMGWHQDNEPELGRNPVIASLNLGETRRFVLRNLHCKTQIEYELSHGALLIMAGELQHHWRHGVPKTSKPKGERINLTFRHILNVD